The Juglans microcarpa x Juglans regia isolate MS1-56 chromosome 8S, Jm3101_v1.0, whole genome shotgun sequence genome has a window encoding:
- the LOC121245024 gene encoding CTP synthase-like, translated as MKYVLVTGGVVSGLGKGVTASSIGLLLKACGLRVTSIKIDPYLNTDAGTMSPFEHGEVFVLDDGGEVDLDLGNYERFLDIKLTRDNNITTGKIYQSVIDKERKGDYLGKTVQVVPHITDAIQEWIERVAKIPVDGQEGPADVCVIELGGTIGDIESMPFIEALGQFSYRVGPGNFCLIHVSLVPVLNVVGEQKTKPTQHSVRGLRGLGLTPNILACRSTKALEENVKAKLAQFCHVPAENIVTLYDVPNIWHVPLLLRDQKAHEAILKGLNLGVTTEPDLKEWTARTIVFDKLHDPVRIAMVGKYTGLSDSYLSVLKALLHASVACHRKLILEWVAACDLEDMTAEETPDVYKAAWDCLKDADAVLVPGGFGDRGVQGKILAAKYARENNVPFLGICLGMQIAVIEFARSVLGLHDANSTEFDPDTPNPCVIFMPEGSKTHMGGTMRLGSRRTYFNVADCISAKLYGNVSFVDERHRHRYEVNPNMILQLENAGLSFVGRDETGQRMEIVELPGHPYFVGVQFHPEFKSRPGKPSALFLGLIAAACQQLETVLHDPGLLRKSVTNGMANGHSPVRAYKNDGTIKLSNGTVNGVYSNGNGMHLERNW; from the exons ATGAAATACGTTTTGGTGACGGGTGGTGTAGTAAGCGGTCTCGGCAAAGGGGTTACTGCTAGCAGTATAGGACTCCTCCTTAAAGCCTGTGGACTTCGTGTTACTTCCATTAAGATTG ATCCTTACCTAAACACAGATGCGGGGACAATGTCTCCTTTTGAGCATGGGGAAGTATTTGTCTTAGATGATGGCGGTGAG gtGGACCTTGACCTTGGAAACTATGAAAGATTTTTAGACATCAAGTTAACCCGTGACAACAATATTACAACTGGAAAAATATATCAG TCTGTTATTGACAAGGAGAGAAAAGGAGATTACCTTGGAAAGACGGTCCAG GTTGTTCCACACATTACGGATGCCATTCAAGAGTGGATAGAGCGTGTAGCAAAAATACCAGTGGATGGACAAGAAGGTCCAGCAGATGTTTGTGTCATCGAATTGGGCGGAACAATAG GAGACATTGAATCTATGCCATTTATTGAGGCACTTGGCCAATTTTCATACCGTGTAG gCCCTGGTAATTTCTGCTTAATTCACGTCAGCCTTGTCCCTGTTCTCAATGTCGTTGGTGAGCAG AAAACAAAACCTACGCAGCATAGCGTTCGGGGACTTAGAGGACTTGGCTTGACGCCAAATATTCTAGCCTGTCGGAGTACCAAG gCACTTGAGGAGAATGTTAAGGCAAAACTTGCTCAATTTTGCCATGTGCCG GCCGAAAACATTGTCACTCTCTATGATGTTCCAAACATATGGCATGTTCCTCTGTTATTAAGA GATCAGAAGGCACATGAAGCTATCCTGAAAGGGCTGAACCTTGG TGTCACTACGGAGCCTGATTTAAAGGAATGGACTGCGAGGACAATAGTTTTTGACAAGTTGCATGATCCA GTTAGAATTGCCATGGTTGGAAAATACACTGGCCTTTCAGATTCTTACCTCTCTGTTTTAAAG GCTCTTTTGCATGCTTCTGTCGCTTGCCACCGGAAGCTTATTTTAGAATGGGTTGCAGCTTGTGACCTTGAAGACATGACTGCTGAAGAG ACCCCTGATGTTTATAAAGCAGCATGGGATTGTTTAAAG GATGCTGATGCTGTTCTTGTTCCAGGAGGGTTTGGTGATAGAGGAGTGCAGGGGAAAATTCTTGCAGCAAAGTATGCTCGGGAGAATAATGTTCCATTCTTGGGGATTTGCTTGGGGATGCAAATTGCTGTCATTGAGTTTGCACGATCTGTTCTTGGTTTGCACGATGCTAACAGCACGGAGTTTGATCCTGATACTCCAAATCCTTGTGTAATATTTATGCCAGAG GGTTCAAAAACTCATATGGGAGGTACTATGCGTCTGGGATCAAGGAGGACTTACTTCAATGTTGCTGATTGCATCTCTGCAAAGTT GTATGGCAATGTAAGTTTTGTTGATGAGCGACATCGGCATAGATACGAG GTCAATCCAAATATGATATTACAACTTGAAAATGCTGGTCTATCATTTGTTGGTAGAGACGAAACTGGTCAGCGCATGGAG ATTGTTGAGTTGCCTGGTCATCCCTACTTTGTTGGTGTTCAGTTTCATCCTGAATTCAAGTCAAGACCCGGGAAACCTTCTGCACTGTTCTTAG GACTAATAGCAGCAGCTTGCCAGCAGTTGGAGACTGTCCTACATGACCCCGGCCTTTTAAGAAAATCGGTGACTAATGGGATGGCTAATGGACACTCACCAGTGAGAGCCTATAAAAATGATGGCACAATTAAGTTGTCCAATGGGACAGTAAATGGTGTGTATAGCAATGGAAATGGCATGCACTTGGAACGAAATTGGTGA